A DNA window from Zingiber officinale cultivar Zhangliang chromosome 3A, Zo_v1.1, whole genome shotgun sequence contains the following coding sequences:
- the LOC122051001 gene encoding calnexin homolog yields the protein MAVEGVRREGGVWFAPSIWSRISQIPIRGRSLLLPFTMTGKRTAAPFLSLLIASCFLQIWASDPLFYESFDESFEGRWIVSDKADYQGTWKHSKSDGHDDYGLLVSEMARKYAIVKELEEPTVLKDGTVVLQFEVRLQNGLECGGAYLKYLRPQAADWTPKGFDNESPYTIMFGPDKCGSTNKVHFILQHKNPKTGKYVEHHLKYPPSVPVDKLSHVYTAILKPDNELKILVDGEEKKKANFLSADDFEPALIPPRTIPDPEDEKPEDWDERATIPDPDAVKPDDWDEDAPMEIEDKEAVKPDGWLDDEPDEVDDPEATKPEDWDDEEDGEWEAPKIDNPKCEEAPGCGEWKRPVKRNPAYKGKWSAPLIDNPNYKGIWKPQEIENPEYYELDKPNFELIAAIGIEIWTMQDGILFDNILIASDEKVAESYRLETWKHKYEAEKEKQKTEEATAGFKDGLSGFQKKIFDLLYKIADIPFLEPYKIKIIDFIDKAEKQATLTMGVLISIVVVFITVIFRLLFGKKKPQTSAAAPISTETNVKTAENDAPGVSDNKEENEKVDDASGPRPRRSRRET from the exons ATGGCGGTCGAAGGTGTCAGACGTGAAGGCGGAGTGTGGTTCGCTCCTTCGATCTGGTCTCGGATCTCTCAGATTCCCATCCGAGGTCGCTCGCTCCTCCTTCCCTTCACTATGACCGGCAAAAGGACGGCCGCCCCGTTTCTCTCGCTGCTAATCGCGTCCTGTTTCCTCCAGATTTGGGCGTCGGATCCg CTGTTCTACGAGTCCTTTGACGAGTCGTTTGAGGGGCGGTGGATCGTTTCCGACAAGGCGGACTACCAAG GTACATGGAAACACTCCAAGAGTGATGGTCATGATGACTATGGGCTGCTTGTGAGTGAAATGGCGAGGAAATATGCGATTGTCAAAGAACTTGAGGAGCCAACTGTTCTCAAGGATGGAACTGTTGTTCTTCAATTTGAAGTTCGATTACAAAATGGACTTGAATGTGGAGGTGCATATTTAAAATACCTCCGTCCTCAAGCAGCTGACTGGACTCCTAAGGGATTTGACAATGAATCTCCATATACTATCATGTTTGGACCTGATAAGTGCGGGTCCACAAATAAGGTGCATTTCATCCTCCAGCACAAGAACCCTAAGACTGGCAAGTATGTGGAACACCATCTGAAGTATCCTCCATCAGTCCCAGTTGACAAACTTTCACATGTTTATACTGCTATTTTGAAACCTGACAATGAGTTGAAAATTTTGGTTGAtggggaagagaagaaaaaggccaATTTCTTGTCTGCGGATGATTTTGAGCCAGCTCTAATTCCACCCAGGACAATACCTGACCCTGAGGATGAGAAACCTGAGGACTGGGATGAGAGAGCAACAATTCCAGACCCTGATGCGGTAAAGCCAGACGACTGGGATGAAGATGCACCAATGGAGATTGAAGACAAGGAAGCCGTCAAGCCAGATGGATGGCTGGATGATGAGCCTGATGAAGTTGATGATCCTGAAGCCACAAAACCGGAAGATTGGGATGACGAAGAGGATGGAGAATGGGAAGCACCAAAGATAGATAACCCAAAGTGTGAAGAAGCACCTGGATGTGGAGAGTGGAAGAGACCCGTGAAGAGGAACCCAGCGTACAAGGGAAAATGGTCTGCTCCTCTAATTGACAATCCAAACTACAAAGGTATCTGGAAACCTCAAGAGATAGAGAACCCCGAGTACTATGAACTTGACAAGCCCAATTTCGAGCTCATTGCTGCTATTGGTATTGAGATATGGACTATGCAGGATGGCATTCTATTTGACAATATTTTGATAGCTAGTGATGAGAAGGTTGCTGAGTCTTATCGGTTGGAGACATGGAAACATAAATATGAGGCTGAGAAGGAAAAACAAAAGACTGAAGAAGCCACTGCTGGGTTCAAAGATGGGCTTTCAGGTTTCCAG AAGAAAATTTTTGATCTCCTTTACAAGATAGCAGATATTCCTTTCTTGGAGCCTTACAAGATTAAAATCATA gattttattgataaGGCAGAGAAACAAGCTACACTCACCATGGGAGTCTTGATTTCCATAGTAGTGGTATTTATTACTGTTATATTCAGGCTTCTCTTTGGCAAAAAGAAGCCTCAG ACGTCCGCGGCAGCTCCAATTTCCACTGAAACCAACGTAAAAACTGCTGAGAATGATGCTCCTGGGGTCTCAGATAATAAAGAGGAGAATGAAAAAGTTGATGATGCATCCGGCCCTCGACCTAGGAGGTCCAGGAGGGAGACATAA
- the LOC122051000 gene encoding chloroplastic import inner membrane translocase subunit HP30-2-like produces MAKVGRGGGGGGDGGFMQGMVLAPPASPPNPIVLVQARLKDLEIGFRGWLAKQSIAVEAAVVTASNAAQGAAIGGLLGTLTSDLSSALPATPNNVAGLNPEAMASFKNAQALAGGPLVQARNFAVMAGANAGISSVMKRIRGVEDVQSSMVAAFGSGALFSLVSGVGGPNQAANAVTSGLFFALFQGGMYMVGQKFTPSPTEDTHYSQTRGLLTSLGLQKYENNFKKGLLTDNTLPLLTDSALKDINIPPGPRLLILDQIHRNPELRNGS; encoded by the exons ATGGCAAAGGTTGGAcgcggcggcggcggtggcggaGATGGCGGTTTCATGCAGGGCATGGTGCTAGCGCCGCCGGCCTCCCCTCCGAATCCCATAGTTCTCGTGCAGGCCCGCCTTAAGGATCTCGAGATCGGTTTCCGAGGTTGGCTTGCGAAGCAGTCCATCGCTGTCGAGGCTGCCGTCGTCACGGCTAGCAACGCCGCTCAGGGCGCTGCCATAGGAGGTCTCCTTGGCACCTTGACCTCGGATCTATCCTCCGCTCTCCCCGCAACGCCCAACAACGTCGCCGGGCTTAATCCGGAGGCCATGGCATCCTTTAAGAACGCTCAG GCTCTTGCTGGTGGTCCTTTGGTACAAGCTCGTAATTTTGCAGTTATGGCGGGTGCAAATGCTGGCATATCATCTGTCATGAAAAGAATCAGGGGTGTGGAGGACGTTCAAAGCAG CATGGTTGCAGCTTTTGGTTCTGGAGCATTGTTTTCATTGGTTAGTGGAGTTGGAGGGCCAAATCAGGCAGCTAACGCTGTCACTTCAGGACTTTTCTTTGCACTTTTTCAAGGCGGCATGTATATG GTGGGTCAGAAATTCACACCGTCCCCTACAGAGGATACACATTACTCACAGACGAGAGGCTTGCTAACTAGCCTTGGTCTTCAGAAATACGAGAATAATTTTAAGAAAGGATTGCTTACAGATAATACTCTGCCCCTTCTTACAGATAG TGCACTTAAAGATATCAATATTCCACCTGGGCCTAGGCTTCTTATTCTCGATCAGATACACAG GAACCCAGAGTTGAGGAACGGGAGCTGA